TTTTGCTAAAATAGCTTAATTTTAAATGAAAGTGCAACTTCTTAATAAATATTGATACTTATAAGGGTTTTCAACTCTTTATAAGTATCTTTTTTTATAAACTATTTCACAAAATAAGATAAATACGTTATAATTGTATTAGAAACAAGGGTATATAGTCACGATAAAAAGCACTTATCAACTGAATTTTTCTTTTTGCAGTCGAAAGCGCAACTTTTATCTTTGATAATATGGCTGCTTATTTTATGTTTTTTTATTTAATGATTCTTGATAAATTAACCTGTTGGATTGGGTGTTCCTTAAGGTTATTTAATTCAAGAATCTTTTCATTATATTCAAGATTCTTCATTAATTGTATTGGTGATTTATATTTAAATATCTTTCTAGGATAATTATTAATCTGATTAGATATATAATTTAAATCAGAAG
The Bacilli bacterium PM5-9 DNA segment above includes these coding regions:
- a CDS encoding IS30 family transposase (product_source=COG2826; cath_funfam=3.30.420.10; cog=COG2826; superfamily=53098), whose product is YDTFKQEELIKIFYANPCRSDQKGKCEKNHVHIREIVPKGIDLQSYTTSDLNYISNQINNYPRKIFKYKSPIQLMKNLEYNEKILELNNLKEHPIQQVNLSRIIK